Proteins from a single region of Kwoniella newhampshirensis strain CBS 13917 chromosome 10 map unlocalized Ctg15, whole genome shotgun sequence:
- a CDS encoding PHD finger-like domain-containing protein 5A yields MCRRQPGIAIGRMCEKCDGKCPICDSYVRPMTLVRICDECSFGTAAGKCIICSSPAISDAYYCTECTRLEKDRDGCPRIINMGASRVDAFYERKKLGLEKGGGFKKG; encoded by the exons ATGTGCAGACGACAGCCTGGTATTG CTATCGGACGAATGTGTGAGAAATGCGACGGGAAATG CCCGATTTGCGATTCCTACGTCAGACCGATGACTCTGGTCCGGATCTGTGATGAGTGTTCAT TCGGTACGGCCGCTGGCAAATGCATCATCTGTTCATCACCCG CCATCTCCGACGCATACTACTGCACAGAATGTACGCGACTCGAAaaagatcgagatggatgtcCCAGGATCATCAAC ATGGGCGCGAGTCGTGTCGACGCTTTCTACGAACGGAAGAAATTGGG GTTGGAAAAGGGGGGAGGGTTCAAAAAGGGATAA